A section of the Chryseobacterium ginsenosidimutans genome encodes:
- a CDS encoding SDR family oxidoreductase: MKTIFITGTSAGLGKATAKLFQSKGWNVIATMRNPEAETELIHLDNVTLLPLDVTNIEQIKSTTKKALEISDIDLVFNNAGYGLIGPLESLTDDQIVKQITTNLLGVIRVTQAFIPYFREKKQGMFISTTSIGGLLTFPISSIYHATKWALEGWSESLAFELNTLGIDIKTVSPGGIKTDFIGRSLDTGNQPEYADLVNTMFSNTENMMQHASEPELIADVVYEAATDGKKQLRYIAGEDAKALYAQRLEIGAEAFREQFGKQFI; encoded by the coding sequence ATGAAAACAATTTTCATAACAGGTACTTCTGCAGGATTAGGAAAAGCAACAGCTAAATTATTTCAAAGCAAAGGGTGGAATGTCATCGCAACAATGAGAAATCCGGAAGCTGAAACAGAACTTATTCATTTAGATAATGTTACACTTCTTCCCTTAGATGTTACCAATATTGAACAGATTAAATCTACAACAAAAAAAGCATTGGAAATCAGCGATATTGATTTGGTTTTTAACAATGCAGGGTACGGATTAATCGGCCCTTTGGAATCTCTGACAGACGATCAGATCGTGAAGCAGATTACCACTAACCTGTTAGGTGTTATTCGTGTTACGCAAGCTTTTATTCCTTATTTCAGAGAAAAGAAACAGGGTATGTTCATTTCAACGACTTCCATTGGCGGATTGCTGACTTTCCCTATCAGTTCAATTTATCACGCTACAAAATGGGCTCTGGAAGGATGGAGTGAAAGTTTGGCTTTTGAATTAAACACATTAGGAATAGACATTAAAACCGTTTCTCCGGGCGGAATTAAAACTGATTTTATCGGTCGTTCATTAGACACAGGAAATCAGCCGGAATATGCAGATTTGGTGAATACAATGTTCTCGAACACAGAGAATATGATGCAACACGCTTCTGAGCCGGAACTTATTGCAGATGTGGTTTATGAAGCTGCAACAGACGGCAAAAAACAACTTAGATATATTGCGGGTGAAGATGCAAAAGCTTTGTATGCACAGCGTTTGGAAATTGGTGCGGAAGCTTTCAGAGAGCAATTTGGGAAACAGTTTATTTAG
- a CDS encoding class I SAM-dependent methyltransferase: MNTFKDNFSKQAEVYLKFRPTYPQELFEFLSSLTSEQKLAWDCGTGNGQSAVKLADYYEKVYATDPSVEQIKNAIHHDRVTYKVENAETPSSLEDNSVDLITVAQAIHWFDFDKFYTQVRRVSKPNGIIAVWAYGTPTINEELNNIIKDFHDNIVGEFWLPENKLIDMEYSTIPFPFQELKTPEFFIRKQVTLSETLGHLRSWSATQKYIDKYDINPIDTLSKKMQEYWKDTDNQKEMTWKIILKVGKIVSR; this comes from the coding sequence ATGAACACATTTAAAGACAATTTTTCAAAGCAAGCAGAGGTTTATTTAAAATTCAGACCGACATATCCACAAGAATTATTTGAGTTTTTGAGCAGCCTAACTTCGGAACAAAAATTAGCTTGGGACTGCGGAACAGGAAATGGACAATCAGCCGTGAAGTTAGCTGATTACTACGAAAAAGTTTACGCAACAGATCCAAGTGTAGAGCAAATAAAAAATGCTATTCATCACGACAGAGTAACTTATAAAGTTGAAAATGCTGAAACTCCCAGTTCACTTGAAGACAATTCTGTTGACTTAATAACAGTTGCACAGGCAATTCATTGGTTTGACTTTGATAAATTTTACACTCAAGTAAGGAGAGTTTCAAAACCGAACGGAATAATTGCTGTTTGGGCCTATGGGACACCAACAATCAACGAAGAATTGAATAATATCATCAAAGACTTTCACGACAATATTGTAGGTGAATTTTGGCTTCCCGAAAACAAATTAATAGACATGGAATATTCAACAATACCATTTCCATTTCAAGAACTTAAAACGCCAGAGTTTTTTATTAGAAAGCAAGTAACTCTTTCCGAAACATTAGGTCATTTAAGAAGTTGGTCAGCAACTCAAAAATACATTGACAAGTATGACATCAATCCTATTGATACATTATCAAAAAAAATGCAAGAATATTGGAAAGACACCGACAATCAAAAAGAAATGACTTGGAAAATAATTTTGAAAGTTGGGAAAATTGTCAGCCGCTAA
- a CDS encoding DUF2141 domain-containing protein, giving the protein MLQKIIGMIIFTTINTTLFAQHNFTVEVSDLVVDKGSVYLGLYNKKVGFLKEGAAIANAKVKAAGNKVSYTFKNLPVGEYAVAVYQDVNNNGKCDRNMIGYPTEGFGFSKNYRPKLSTPKFDDVKIAVNQSTKATIALIGN; this is encoded by the coding sequence ATGTTACAGAAAATAATAGGGATGATCATCTTTACCACCATCAATACAACTCTTTTTGCACAACATAATTTCACGGTTGAAGTGTCTGATCTTGTGGTTGATAAAGGATCGGTATATCTTGGTCTTTACAATAAAAAGGTAGGATTTCTGAAGGAAGGTGCTGCCATTGCCAATGCCAAAGTGAAGGCAGCAGGAAATAAAGTAAGTTACACATTCAAAAATCTGCCTGTCGGAGAATATGCTGTTGCGGTTTACCAAGATGTTAATAACAATGGGAAATGCGACCGAAATATGATCGGTTATCCAACCGAAGGATTTGGCTTTTCCAAAAATTACAGGCCCAAACTTTCCACTCCCAAATTTGATGATGTTAAAATTGCTGTCAACCAATCTACCAAAGCTACTATTGCTTTGATTGGGAATTAA
- a CDS encoding SMI1/KNR4 family protein codes for MELVKEYLSGLKKAYFDNNAKETWEHFEKIKHGAAKEDIEKIKSIYPEVPKNFVTLLEFVDGTYWREYNEEEIALYFLGSDVNEYPYYLLSSREIIENQNQASEYYSDYIERKYDEVEIDEKITDKSESLQWLHFSDCMNNGGTSQLFIDFSPSEKGKKGQIIRFLHDPDEFSVIADSFDDYLKSLIDNEYNFINEDILE; via the coding sequence ATGGAATTAGTAAAAGAATATTTATCAGGACTAAAAAAGGCATATTTCGATAATAATGCGAAAGAAACCTGGGAACATTTTGAAAAAATAAAACACGGGGCTGCAAAAGAGGATATTGAAAAGATAAAAAGTATATATCCGGAAGTTCCCAAAAATTTTGTAACTCTGCTTGAATTTGTTGACGGAACTTATTGGAGAGAATATAACGAAGAAGAAATTGCCTTGTATTTTCTCGGCTCTGATGTCAATGAATATCCATACTATCTTTTGTCTTCAAGAGAAATCATAGAAAATCAGAATCAGGCAAGTGAATACTATTCAGATTATATTGAGAGAAAATATGATGAAGTTGAAATAGACGAAAAAATCACAGATAAATCAGAGTCTCTACAATGGCTTCATTTTTCAGACTGTATGAATAATGGAGGAACTTCGCAACTATTCATAGATTTCAGCCCTTCTGAAAAAGGGAAAAAAGGTCAGATAATAAGATTTTTGCACGACCCTGATGAATTCTCTGTCATAGCAGACAGTTTTGACGATTATCTGAAAAGTCTTATTGATAATGAATACAACTTTATTAACGAAGACATTTTGGAGTAG
- a CDS encoding TetR/AcrR family transcriptional regulator: MMDLRKDRRVQYTKKVLREALFDLLNDKELSQITITELCKTADVNRNSFYRHYTIPLDILLELEEDVFEKLSAVLRKSYKMDEVILLSCQLLENDKEMSKIVFTKGDGSGILSRILTSVRNHFPVENQIELTPETQPFVEMAYQFGEKGSIAVIKNWVENDFVLPAENVAQMISYLVNKLNKL; the protein is encoded by the coding sequence ATGATGGATTTAAGAAAAGACCGAAGAGTACAATATACTAAAAAAGTATTACGAGAGGCATTGTTTGATCTATTGAACGACAAAGAATTGAGCCAAATTACTATAACTGAATTATGTAAAACAGCGGATGTCAATAGAAATTCATTTTATCGACACTACACGATTCCGCTGGATATCTTGCTGGAACTGGAAGAAGATGTTTTTGAAAAACTATCGGCTGTATTACGTAAAAGCTATAAAATGGATGAGGTGATCTTGCTTAGCTGCCAACTGTTGGAAAATGACAAAGAGATGAGCAAAATAGTTTTCACAAAAGGTGATGGAAGCGGAATTTTATCCCGTATTCTGACCAGTGTCCGAAATCATTTTCCGGTAGAAAACCAAATCGAACTGACCCCGGAAACACAACCTTTTGTAGAAATGGCTTACCAATTTGGTGAAAAAGGAAGCATTGCCGTGATCAAAAATTGGGTCGAAAATGATTTTGTTCTCCCTGCCGAAAATGTCGCACAAATGATTAGTTATTTAGTCAATAAGCTTAATAAATTGTAG
- a CDS encoding helix-turn-helix domain-containing protein: protein MEKKDNSPLKISSISELHTILQVPKPLHPLISLVDNTKMNIDKHDLSRSFTMGFYKVSYKFSQNGKIGYGQGYYDFNEGGMMFTAPNQLITTDEKAEYSGYTLFIHPDFLINYPLAKNIKKYGFFSYDTNEALHLSEKEKNLIVGLLNNIIDELNTAIDEISQDVIISYIEVLLNYSNRFYKRQFITRKAVNHDLLFNLDHLLENYFNKQETLTKGLPTVDFLASSLNVSSHYLSDMLRNLTGQNAQQHIHEKLIEKAKEYLTTTSLSVSEVAYQLGFEHSQSFNKLFKKKTNTTPLGYRQLFN from the coding sequence ATGGAAAAGAAAGATAATTCTCCATTGAAAATTTCGTCAATTTCGGAATTACATACTATTTTACAGGTTCCGAAACCGCTTCATCCGCTGATAAGTTTAGTGGATAATACGAAGATGAATATTGATAAACACGATCTCAGTAGAAGCTTTACGATGGGCTTTTACAAGGTTTCCTACAAATTCTCGCAAAACGGAAAAATAGGTTACGGACAAGGGTATTATGATTTTAATGAAGGCGGAATGATGTTTACAGCTCCGAATCAGTTGATAACTACCGATGAGAAAGCAGAATACTCAGGATATACTTTATTTATTCATCCTGACTTTTTGATAAACTATCCTTTAGCTAAAAATATTAAGAAATACGGGTTCTTTTCTTATGATACAAATGAGGCCTTACATCTATCCGAAAAAGAAAAAAACTTAATTGTCGGTTTGTTGAACAATATTATTGATGAACTGAATACCGCAATCGATGAAATAAGCCAGGATGTGATCATTTCATATATCGAAGTTTTGCTGAATTACAGCAATCGTTTTTACAAAAGACAGTTCATCACCCGAAAAGCGGTTAACCATGATCTGCTTTTTAACTTGGATCATCTTTTAGAAAACTATTTTAATAAGCAGGAAACATTGACAAAAGGGCTTCCGACAGTTGATTTTCTGGCATCATCACTGAATGTGTCATCACATTATTTAAGCGATATGCTCCGAAATCTCACCGGGCAAAATGCACAACAGCATATTCATGAAAAACTCATTGAGAAAGCAAAAGAATATCTTACAACAACGAGCTTATCTGTATCAGAAGTAGCTTACCAATTAGGTTTTGAGCATTCCCAGTCTTTTAATAAATTATTTAAAAAGAAAACAAATACAACACCTTTAGGTTACAGACAGTTGTTTAATTGA
- a CDS encoding endonuclease V has translation MQTICITFEDWTSENEIETFMEKTEITSDYESGAFYKRELPCILSLLKQIELKDGDVIIVDGYVTLNNDGKIGLGGYLYEALDQKFPIIGIAKNGFNAPDLQRREVFRGESRTPLFLTVKGANVDDIKQKVEQMHGDFRVPILLKKLDQLTRVELL, from the coding sequence ATGCAAACCATCTGTATTACTTTTGAAGATTGGACTTCTGAAAATGAAATTGAAACTTTTATGGAAAAAACTGAAATCACTTCAGATTATGAAAGTGGGGCCTTTTATAAAAGAGAGTTGCCTTGCATTTTAAGTTTATTAAAACAAATTGAATTAAAAGATGGAGATGTTATCATTGTTGACGGTTATGTTACGTTAAATAATGACGGCAAAATTGGTTTGGGAGGATATCTTTATGAAGCTTTGGATCAGAAATTTCCAATTATCGGAATCGCAAAAAACGGTTTCAATGCACCTGATTTGCAGCGAAGAGAAGTCTTTCGTGGCGAAAGTAGAACGCCATTGTTTTTAACAGTAAAAGGAGCAAATGTAGATGATATAAAACAAAAAGTGGAGCAGATGCATGGTGATTTCAGGGTTCCGATACTTTTAAAAAAGCTTGATCAACTTACTAGGGTTGAATTATTGTAA
- a CDS encoding NAD-dependent epimerase/dehydratase family protein, whose amino-acid sequence MKNITVDTKKRILLIGASGTVGFETLKHLVKNPHYEITVFDVKTRKSVKKLSLFQSRVEIVYGDISNVSEVEKVSRNKDVAIHLAAIIPPLADINPELAYRVNVKGTENLIHALQKNSPQCYLLFSSSISVYGDRICSPEISVTDPLKPSIGDQYGETKVLCEKAILQSNLSWSVFRLAAIMGNHKISKLMFHMPLDTPMEICTPEDTGRAFANAIGFQSQLENRIFNLGGGEDCVISYRSFLEKMFDAFGLGDANFPEKAFAEKNFHCGILFDGDQLEKIIRFRRQSLADYFEMVHQQIHPFQKKITFLFRNFIKRWLLSQSEPYRAYWNGNESEIDHFFNKDEKKIVEPAYK is encoded by the coding sequence ATGAAAAATATTACAGTTGATACAAAAAAAAGAATTCTTCTCATCGGTGCATCGGGAACGGTAGGTTTTGAAACGTTAAAGCATCTTGTGAAAAATCCCCATTATGAAATTACTGTTTTTGATGTAAAAACTCGAAAATCAGTTAAGAAATTATCCCTTTTTCAAAGTCGAGTTGAGATTGTATATGGTGATATCAGTAACGTTTCAGAGGTGGAAAAAGTAAGCCGGAATAAGGATGTTGCCATTCATTTGGCGGCAATCATACCGCCGCTTGCTGATATAAATCCCGAATTAGCTTATCGTGTCAATGTAAAAGGAACAGAAAATCTCATTCATGCTTTGCAAAAGAACTCACCTCAATGTTATTTGCTGTTCAGCTCCAGTATTTCTGTCTATGGTGATCGCATTTGCAGCCCGGAAATTTCTGTGACTGACCCATTGAAACCAAGTATTGGTGATCAATATGGTGAAACCAAAGTGTTATGTGAGAAGGCGATCCTGCAGTCCAACTTATCTTGGTCTGTTTTTCGTCTGGCAGCGATTATGGGTAACCATAAAATCTCTAAACTAATGTTTCATATGCCACTCGATACGCCAATGGAAATCTGTACACCGGAAGATACCGGACGGGCTTTTGCCAATGCAATTGGTTTTCAATCCCAGCTTGAAAACAGAATTTTTAACTTAGGTGGAGGAGAAGACTGCGTTATTTCGTACCGTTCCTTCCTTGAAAAAATGTTTGATGCATTTGGACTTGGCGACGCAAATTTTCCGGAAAAAGCTTTTGCAGAGAAGAACTTTCATTGTGGAATACTTTTTGACGGTGACCAACTGGAGAAAATCATCCGTTTTCGTCGACAGAGTTTAGCCGATTATTTCGAGATGGTTCATCAACAAATTCATCCTTTTCAGAAAAAAATAACCTTTCTCTTCAGAAACTTTATTAAACGTTGGCTGCTTTCACAATCGGAGCCTTACCGAGCTTACTGGAACGGAAATGAATCGGAAATAGATCATTTTTTCAACAAGGATGAAAAGAAAATTGTTGAACCAGCTTATAAGTAA